In Anseongella ginsenosidimutans, one genomic interval encodes:
- a CDS encoding phosphoribosylanthranilate isomerase, giving the protein MPLKIKICGMRGAENIREAAILRPDYMGFIYYRKSPRYVGDNFKPVWGPEMEGVRKTAVFVNEPLESVQEIVNCLQFEAVQLHGEESPAYCGELKQAGMEVLKAFGIAPGFDFRQLEAYEQVADFFLFDAKTSAYGGSGKSFAWEQLMEYTGSKPFFLSGGLDTDNVKLAVDAAAELPLYALDLNSRFESAPGVKNIQKLTEAIRLIKQP; this is encoded by the coding sequence ATGCCTTTGAAAATTAAAATATGCGGCATGCGGGGAGCGGAAAACATCCGCGAAGCGGCTATTCTCCGTCCGGACTATATGGGTTTTATTTATTACCGGAAATCCCCGCGTTACGTGGGCGATAATTTCAAGCCGGTATGGGGCCCGGAAATGGAAGGGGTCCGGAAGACGGCCGTCTTTGTTAATGAACCGCTTGAATCGGTTCAGGAAATCGTTAACTGCCTGCAATTTGAAGCCGTGCAATTACATGGCGAAGAATCGCCGGCTTACTGCGGGGAGTTAAAGCAGGCAGGCATGGAAGTACTAAAAGCCTTTGGTATAGCTCCGGGCTTTGATTTCCGGCAGCTGGAAGCCTATGAACAGGTTGCGGATTTTTTTTTATTTGATGCAAAGACCAGCGCCTACGGCGGAAGCGGAAAAAGCTTTGCCTGGGAGCAACTCATGGAATACACTGGTTCCAAACCTTTCTTTTTAAGCGGAGGGCTCGATACGGATAACGTGAAGCTAGCGGTGGACGCGGCCGCCGAGCTGCCCTTATATGCACTGGACCTGAACAGCCGGTTTGAATCGGCGCCGGGAGTAAAGAATATTCAAAAATTAACGGAAGCGATCAGATTGATAAAACAACCTTAA
- the trpB gene encoding tryptophan synthase subunit beta yields MKLENKYGVDERGYYGRFGGAYIPEMLYPNIRELRENYLQIINETGFRKEFENLLSDYVGRPTPLYLAQRLSEHYGTSIYLKREDLNHTGAHKINNTIGQILLAEKLGKKRIIAETGAGQHGVATATVCALRGLECVVYMGEIDMQRQAPNVARMKMLGAEVVPATCGSKTLKDATNEALRDWINNPVDTHYIIGSVVGPHPYPDMVARFQSVISREIRQQLLDKTGSELPDHIIACVGGGSNAMGAFYHFLDEEQVKLTGVEAGGEGVNSGKSAATTVLGKDGIIHGSRSLLMQTEDGQIVEPHSVSAGLDYPGIGPQHAHLHDTGRVKFVNITDREAMEAGLLLCKLEGIIPAIESSHALAWLEKMEFRDSESIVISLSGRGDKDLQTYIDYFKL; encoded by the coding sequence ATGAAGCTAGAAAATAAATACGGAGTGGATGAGCGAGGGTATTACGGGCGGTTCGGCGGAGCTTATATTCCCGAAATGCTTTATCCAAATATCCGGGAACTCCGGGAAAATTACCTGCAGATCATTAATGAAACGGGGTTTCGGAAAGAATTTGAAAACCTTTTGTCCGACTATGTAGGGCGCCCGACACCGCTTTACCTGGCACAGCGCCTGAGCGAACATTACGGGACCAGCATTTACCTGAAACGGGAAGACCTGAATCATACCGGCGCCCATAAGATCAATAATACCATCGGGCAGATACTGCTTGCGGAAAAACTCGGAAAGAAGCGGATCATCGCCGAAACCGGGGCCGGCCAGCACGGGGTGGCCACTGCTACGGTTTGCGCGCTGCGCGGCCTGGAATGCGTAGTATATATGGGAGAAATCGATATGCAGCGGCAGGCTCCCAATGTCGCCAGGATGAAAATGCTTGGGGCAGAAGTGGTTCCCGCCACCTGCGGAAGCAAGACCCTGAAAGACGCCACAAACGAGGCGCTTCGGGACTGGATAAATAATCCGGTGGATACGCACTACATTATAGGCTCGGTTGTGGGGCCGCATCCTTATCCCGATATGGTGGCCCGTTTCCAATCGGTGATCAGCCGGGAAATCAGGCAGCAACTGCTTGATAAGACCGGAAGTGAACTACCTGACCATATCATTGCCTGCGTAGGTGGGGGAAGCAACGCTATGGGCGCTTTCTATCACTTCCTGGATGAGGAGCAGGTAAAACTGACCGGCGTGGAAGCAGGCGGCGAAGGCGTCAATTCCGGAAAATCGGCGGCCACTACGGTGCTGGGAAAGGACGGGATCATTCACGGGAGCCGCTCCCTGCTGATGCAAACAGAGGACGGCCAGATCGTAGAGCCCCATTCCGTTTCCGCCGGGCTGGATTATCCCGGCATCGGGCCCCAGCACGCCCACCTGCACGATACCGGCCGGGTTAAGTTCGTGAACATCACCGACAGGGAAGCGATGGAGGCAGGTTTGCTGCTTTGCAAACTGGAAGGAATTATTCCGGCGATAGAATCATCGCATGCCCTTGCATGGCTCGAAAAAATGGAATTCAGGGACAGCGAATCCATTGTGATCTCACTGTCGGGCAGGGGAGATAAAGACCTTCAAACCTATATTGACTATTTTAAATTATGA
- the trpA gene encoding tryptophan synthase subunit alpha gives MNRITELFKKKSGPVLSIYYTAGYPGLNDTLLIAKSLEEAGADMLEIGFPFSDPLADGPVIQHSSEVALKNGMSLRALFGQLKALREEVNIPVLLMGYLNPVIQYGMEKFCASCEECGIDGLILPDLPMAEYEETYQELFRSHHLSNIFLVTPESSEERIRKIDGLSEGFVYALSSSSTTGKNMASSDRTEAYFEKLRSLELRNPLMIGFGVSDRESFQKVVSYARGAIIGSAFIRLLEKEGAGAEAIHGFVRSVLGR, from the coding sequence ATGAACCGCATCACTGAACTTTTCAAGAAAAAATCCGGACCGGTCCTCTCCATCTACTACACGGCCGGGTATCCCGGTCTCAACGATACGCTGCTGATCGCCAAAAGCCTGGAAGAAGCCGGCGCTGATATGCTGGAAATTGGTTTCCCTTTTTCAGATCCTCTCGCGGACGGTCCCGTAATACAGCATAGTAGTGAAGTGGCTTTAAAGAATGGCATGAGCCTCCGGGCGCTTTTCGGCCAGCTGAAGGCCTTGCGGGAAGAAGTGAATATACCGGTGCTGCTGATGGGTTACCTGAACCCGGTGATTCAATACGGGATGGAAAAGTTTTGCGCTTCCTGTGAGGAATGCGGTATTGACGGACTGATACTTCCCGATCTGCCAATGGCCGAATACGAAGAAACCTACCAGGAATTGTTCCGGAGCCATCACCTCAGCAATATTTTCCTGGTGACCCCTGAAAGCAGCGAGGAGCGTATCCGGAAAATTGATGGCCTTAGCGAAGGTTTTGTTTACGCCTTGTCCTCCTCTTCAACTACGGGAAAAAATATGGCATCTTCGGACCGCACCGAAGCTTATTTTGAGAAGCTGCGTTCCCTTGAACTGCGGAATCCGTTGATGATAGGTTTTGGGGTAAGCGACCGGGAAAGTTTTCAAAAAGTAGTATCTTACGCCCGGGGAGCGATTATTGGCAGTGCATTTATCCGCCTGCTCGAGAAAGAAGGAGCTGGCGCTGAGGCCATTCACGGCTTTGTCAGGTCCGTGCTTGGCCGCTGA
- the nhaA gene encoding Na+/H+ antiporter NhaA produces MATTTPKSVILKPFLKFLRTEQASGVILICCTVFSIIMANSGAGEGYLEFWETHIGIYAGAFSLDHSILHWINDGLMAIFFLVVGMEIKREVAQGELSSFKKALLPVIAALGGMLVPALLYVLFNSGGAYQHGWGIPMATDIAFALGVLSLLGGRAPMSLKVFLMALAVIDDLGAILVIAIFYNQGVVLPNLIIALGIFVLLLILNRLKVTSRIPYLLGGIVMWYFMHSSGIHATIAGVLLAFTIPMKSADPGYSPLVELEGNLHSFSSFFIMPLFALANTAIVISGDLGEIFGSDLNHGIMAGLVFGKVIGIVGFTYLAAKTGIAVLPSKATFGKMAGLGFLGGIGFTMSIFISVLAFTEPEFQTEAKVSILAASLISGLLGFFILKNASAGSEE; encoded by the coding sequence ATGGCGACAACAACCCCTAAATCCGTTATTTTAAAACCCTTTCTCAAATTCCTTCGCACGGAGCAGGCTTCCGGCGTGATCCTGATCTGCTGCACGGTGTTTTCGATTATCATGGCCAATAGCGGAGCGGGTGAAGGCTACCTGGAATTCTGGGAAACGCATATCGGAATTTACGCGGGCGCTTTCAGCCTGGACCATTCCATCCTGCACTGGATCAACGACGGCCTTATGGCTATCTTTTTCCTGGTTGTTGGAATGGAGATAAAACGGGAGGTTGCCCAGGGGGAACTTTCCTCCTTTAAAAAAGCGTTATTGCCGGTAATAGCAGCGCTGGGAGGGATGCTTGTGCCGGCATTGCTGTATGTACTGTTCAACAGCGGGGGCGCGTACCAGCACGGCTGGGGAATTCCGATGGCTACCGATATCGCCTTTGCCCTGGGTGTTTTATCGCTTCTCGGCGGAAGGGCCCCCATGAGCCTGAAAGTTTTTTTAATGGCGCTTGCGGTAATTGATGACCTGGGCGCCATCCTGGTAATTGCCATATTCTACAACCAGGGAGTCGTCCTGCCTAATCTTATCATTGCCCTGGGCATATTCGTCCTCTTACTGATCCTTAACCGGCTGAAAGTCACCAGCCGGATTCCATATTTGCTGGGAGGAATTGTCATGTGGTATTTTATGCATTCTTCCGGTATTCATGCCACTATTGCCGGCGTTCTGCTGGCCTTTACCATTCCCATGAAATCAGCCGATCCGGGCTATTCTCCCCTGGTAGAGCTGGAAGGCAACCTGCATAGTTTTTCTTCCTTTTTTATTATGCCTTTGTTTGCGCTTGCCAATACTGCCATTGTGATCAGCGGGGATCTCGGTGAAATTTTCGGAAGCGATTTGAATCATGGCATCATGGCCGGGCTCGTTTTCGGGAAAGTGATTGGCATTGTTGGTTTTACTTACCTGGCGGCAAAGACCGGCATCGCGGTGTTACCTTCAAAAGCCACCTTTGGAAAAATGGCCGGGCTTGGTTTCCTGGGTGGAATAGGTTTTACTATGTCCATATTTATTTCCGTCCTTGCGTTTACGGAACCTGAATTTCAAACGGAAGCAAAAGTATCCATACTGGCAGCCTCCCTCATCTCCGGCCTCCTCGGCTTTTTCATACTAAAAAATGCGAGCGCCGGGTCAGAAGAATAA
- a CDS encoding L-threonylcarbamoyladenylate synthase: MLIKIHPENPPERHIDTVVECLKKGGVIIYPTDTVYGLGCDITNQKAIERVCRIKGVRPEKAQLSFICQDLRHLADYCKPIDNSTFRILKKVLPGPFTFILNANNQVPKLLNNKKKTVGIRVPDNKIARCIVEGLGNPVISTSIRDDDEIIEYSTDPELIYEKYASLVDMVIDGGYGGNEASTVIDFTSGEVEVLRRGKGDPSVFL, encoded by the coding sequence ATGCTTATAAAGATCCATCCGGAGAACCCGCCCGAGCGGCATATTGACACCGTTGTTGAATGCCTGAAAAAGGGCGGGGTGATCATTTATCCTACCGATACCGTCTATGGCCTGGGTTGCGATATCACCAACCAGAAGGCCATTGAACGGGTATGCCGCATTAAAGGCGTCCGGCCGGAAAAGGCACAGCTCTCTTTTATCTGCCAGGACCTGCGTCACCTGGCAGATTATTGTAAACCCATAGACAACAGCACTTTCAGGATACTGAAAAAAGTGCTGCCGGGCCCCTTTACATTTATTTTGAATGCCAATAACCAGGTGCCCAAACTGTTAAACAATAAAAAGAAGACGGTCGGTATCCGCGTTCCGGATAATAAGATTGCCCGCTGCATTGTGGAAGGGTTGGGAAACCCGGTCATTTCCACATCCATTCGCGACGACGATGAAATAATCGAGTATTCCACCGATCCTGAACTTATCTACGAAAAGTATGCATCGCTGGTGGATATGGTTATTGACGGCGGCTACGGCGGAAATGAAGCTTCTACGGTGATCGACTTCACTTCCGGGGAAGTAGAAGTGCTGCGGCGTGGAAAAGGAGATCCTTCCGTCTTCCTTTAG
- the sucC gene encoding ADP-forming succinate--CoA ligase subunit beta translates to MNIHEYQGKEILKSFGVRVQEGIVAETPEQAVEAASTLKEQTGTGWWVVKAQIHAGGRGKGGGVKLAKSLEEVQEKAAKIIGMQLVTPQTGPEGKKVNKVLIAQDVYYPGASEHKEFYMSVLLDRATGRNIIMYSPEGGMDIEEVAAKTPDKIFKEEVDPKVGLQAFQARKVAFNFGLEGAAFKEMVKFVSALYKAYEGTDSSLFEINPVLKTSDDKIMAVDAKVNLDDNALYRHPDYAAMRDLAEEDPTEVEAGKSNLNYVKLDGNVGCMVNGAGLAMATMDIIKLAGGEPANFLDVGGTASAKTVEAAFHIILQDPNVKAILINIFGGIVRCDRVAQGVIDAYQNIGDIKVPIIVRLQGTNAEEAKKLIDESGLQVYSAIALQEAADLVTEVLKN, encoded by the coding sequence ATGAACATACACGAATACCAGGGTAAAGAAATTCTCAAAAGCTTCGGAGTACGCGTCCAGGAAGGCATCGTAGCGGAAACTCCGGAACAAGCAGTTGAAGCGGCAAGCACCTTAAAAGAACAGACCGGCACCGGCTGGTGGGTAGTGAAGGCGCAAATCCATGCCGGAGGAAGAGGAAAAGGAGGTGGAGTGAAGCTTGCCAAGTCCCTGGAAGAAGTGCAGGAAAAGGCTGCAAAGATCATTGGCATGCAGTTGGTAACTCCCCAGACCGGCCCCGAAGGCAAGAAAGTAAATAAGGTACTGATCGCCCAGGATGTGTATTACCCGGGAGCCAGTGAACATAAGGAGTTTTACATGAGCGTGCTGCTGGACCGCGCTACCGGCCGCAATATTATCATGTATTCGCCCGAAGGCGGAATGGACATTGAAGAAGTGGCCGCCAAAACACCCGATAAGATATTTAAAGAAGAAGTGGATCCCAAAGTAGGACTGCAGGCTTTTCAGGCCCGCAAGGTTGCCTTTAATTTCGGGTTGGAAGGCGCTGCCTTTAAAGAAATGGTAAAATTTGTAAGCGCCCTGTACAAGGCTTATGAAGGAACCGACTCTTCCCTTTTCGAGATAAACCCGGTACTGAAAACCTCCGATGATAAAATAATGGCGGTGGACGCCAAGGTCAACCTGGATGATAATGCATTGTATCGTCATCCTGACTATGCGGCCATGCGTGACCTGGCGGAAGAGGACCCCACAGAAGTGGAAGCGGGAAAATCCAACCTTAATTACGTGAAGCTGGACGGTAACGTGGGATGTATGGTAAACGGTGCAGGCCTTGCCATGGCAACCATGGATATCATCAAGCTTGCCGGTGGTGAACCTGCTAACTTCCTGGACGTAGGAGGAACGGCCAGCGCGAAAACGGTGGAAGCTGCTTTTCATATTATCCTGCAGGATCCTAACGTAAAGGCGATCCTGATCAATATTTTCGGAGGGATAGTTCGCTGTGACCGGGTCGCCCAGGGCGTAATTGACGCTTACCAGAACATTGGCGATATTAAAGTACCTATTATTGTCCGTTTACAGGGAACTAACGCCGAAGAAGCAAAGAAACTGATTGACGAGTCCGGCCTCCAGGTTTACTCGGCCATTGCGCTCCAGGAAGCCGCTGACCTTGTTACGGAAGTTTTAAAAAATTAG
- a CDS encoding glycoside hydrolase family 140 protein, with protein MKIKITPLLPLLLLGSLFLTPLKNTAQQLRVSENERFLEYDNGKPFFWLGDTAWELFHRLNRQEAAYYLENRAEKGFTVIQAVVLAEFDGLHAPNPYGEIPLIEDDPARPNEAYFKHVDFIVNKAAKLGLFIGMLPTWGDKVVKRWGMGPEVFTPENAYIYGKFLGERYKNDPIIWILGGDRNPDNETHIAIWDAMAKGIREGTGDRQLLTYHPQGGSGSSKWFHKKDWLAFNTFQSGHGARDIQNYKTLIHNYNLSPTKPVLDSEPNYEDHPVGWKPEELGWFDSFDSRRSGYWSMLSGACGHTYGNHNIWQMLDSHREPVSFARTSWRFALDHPGAFQAGFMRRLFETFPWQNLVPDQSAIKGENPDGPAHQVAAVSSEGDVLLAYTPYGKALNIDLSRLKAPDIEARWYNPRDGRYWPVNSFTNDGKTKEFKPHSAGRGSDWVLVLAAGHYFPGQ; from the coding sequence ATGAAAATAAAAATTACCCCACTTCTGCCCTTGCTTCTCCTGGGCAGTTTATTTTTAACGCCTCTCAAAAATACTGCCCAGCAGCTCAGGGTAAGTGAAAACGAGCGTTTTCTTGAGTACGATAACGGAAAGCCCTTTTTCTGGCTGGGTGATACGGCCTGGGAACTATTCCACCGGCTTAACCGGCAGGAAGCTGCCTATTACCTCGAAAACCGGGCGGAAAAAGGGTTCACTGTAATACAAGCTGTCGTTCTGGCAGAATTTGACGGCCTTCACGCACCCAATCCTTATGGCGAGATACCGCTGATAGAAGATGATCCTGCACGGCCCAATGAAGCTTATTTTAAGCATGTTGATTTTATCGTAAACAAAGCCGCGAAACTTGGTCTCTTTATAGGAATGTTGCCTACATGGGGTGATAAAGTGGTAAAACGCTGGGGCATGGGGCCGGAGGTCTTCACTCCGGAGAACGCATATATATACGGGAAATTCCTGGGTGAAAGATATAAGAACGATCCCATCATCTGGATACTCGGAGGAGATCGGAATCCCGATAATGAAACACATATCGCCATCTGGGATGCCATGGCGAAAGGGATCCGGGAAGGAACCGGGGACAGGCAATTACTGACTTATCATCCCCAGGGGGGCTCAGGATCATCCAAGTGGTTTCATAAAAAGGACTGGCTGGCCTTCAATACTTTCCAATCCGGTCACGGAGCAAGGGATATACAAAATTATAAGACCCTGATCCACAACTATAATTTATCGCCAACTAAACCGGTACTTGATTCTGAGCCGAATTATGAAGACCATCCCGTGGGCTGGAAACCAGAGGAACTAGGCTGGTTTGATTCTTTTGATTCCAGGAGATCAGGCTATTGGAGCATGCTTTCAGGGGCTTGCGGGCATACGTACGGGAATCATAATATCTGGCAAATGCTGGATTCCCACAGGGAGCCTGTGTCATTCGCACGCACCAGCTGGCGCTTTGCGCTGGACCACCCGGGAGCGTTCCAGGCAGGATTTATGCGTCGATTGTTTGAAACCTTTCCCTGGCAGAACCTGGTGCCCGACCAGTCAGCGATAAAGGGTGAGAACCCGGACGGGCCTGCCCACCAGGTGGCCGCTGTTTCTTCGGAAGGAGATGTGTTGCTGGCATATACACCTTACGGAAAGGCCTTGAATATTGATCTTTCCAGGCTAAAGGCTCCGGATATAGAGGCCCGGTGGTATAACCCCCGAGACGGGCGGTACTGGCCGGTCAATTCCTTTACTAATGACGGGAAAACGAAGGAGTTCAAACCTCATTCGGCAGGCAGGGGAAGTGACTGGGTGCTGGTACTGGCGGCCGGGCATTATTTCCCCGGGCAATGA